One Candidatus Aminicenantes bacterium genomic window carries:
- a CDS encoding ABC transporter permease subunit, translated as MFKTIVRKELLENILSYRFPMFFLITAVLILVSIYVHSLDYDKQVRDYSEQVRLAQEELGASRMSDLFMGRIKVRGFLPPVPLSILAAGFETSLPRYYDFDPEGPKPGPSSSGEESILSVFGRLDYLFIIQMVVSLIVLLFASDLIAGEKEMGTLRATLANSVPRHTVLMGKLTGGFLTVWLPFTVVFVLGLIVLGLLSFPLTSGDYPARLLAVFLATTVFLLVYYALGLMVSASSARSRTSLVAVLLVWIVFQLVSPRLSDMFAAVVHPARTETVVSMQKSLAVKTIDRERAIALGTEYVALFGPPPANNQPAPPHPEDKQKEYDAFQADWDARVRDLKASQLRDIEVAFQREKSRQRRLAAGFSLLSPSAAFSRLVTDLCGTGELDRARYDQSVLDHQRSMDAALYQYVQKHTLLFPTGGSSSSSSITKMVEMKTLPAFNVQKARLGEALAANAGSLISLAFWLIAPFALAYVRFLKYDVR; from the coding sequence GTGTTCAAGACCATCGTCCGCAAGGAGCTGCTGGAGAACATCCTCAGCTACCGGTTCCCGATGTTCTTTCTGATCACCGCGGTCCTGATCCTCGTCTCGATCTATGTCCACAGCCTGGACTATGACAAGCAGGTTCGCGACTACAGCGAACAGGTCCGGCTGGCGCAGGAGGAGCTGGGTGCCTCCCGGATGTCGGACTTGTTCATGGGGCGGATCAAGGTCCGCGGCTTCCTTCCGCCCGTCCCGCTGTCCATCCTGGCCGCCGGATTCGAGACCTCCCTGCCGAGATACTACGACTTCGACCCCGAGGGGCCCAAGCCGGGACCTTCCTCGAGCGGCGAGGAATCCATCCTCTCGGTCTTTGGCCGGCTGGACTACCTCTTCATCATCCAGATGGTGGTCAGCCTGATCGTGCTCCTCTTCGCCTCGGACCTCATCGCCGGAGAAAAGGAGATGGGAACCTTGCGGGCGACCCTAGCCAACAGCGTGCCGCGCCACACGGTCCTGATGGGCAAGCTGACGGGCGGGTTCCTGACCGTCTGGCTCCCCTTCACCGTGGTCTTCGTCCTGGGCCTGATCGTGCTCGGCTTGCTGTCATTTCCCCTGACCTCCGGCGACTACCCGGCCCGCCTGCTGGCGGTCTTCCTGGCGACGACCGTCTTCCTGCTGGTCTATTACGCCTTGGGCCTGATGGTCTCGGCAAGCTCGGCCCGCTCCCGCACTTCGCTGGTGGCCGTTCTGCTCGTCTGGATCGTCTTCCAGCTCGTCTCGCCCCGCCTCAGCGACATGTTCGCGGCCGTCGTCCATCCGGCCCGGACCGAGACGGTCGTCTCGATGCAGAAGTCGCTGGCCGTGAAGACGATCGACCGGGAGAGGGCGATCGCCTTAGGGACCGAGTACGTGGCCCTGTTCGGGCCGCCGCCGGCGAACAACCAGCCGGCTCCGCCCCACCCCGAGGACAAGCAGAAGGAGTATGACGCCTTCCAGGCCGATTGGGACGCCCGCGTCCGCGACCTCAAGGCCTCCCAGCTGCGCGACATCGAGGTCGCCTTTCAGCGGGAGAAGAGCCGCCAGCGCCGGCTGGCCGCCGGCTTCTCGCTCCTCTCGCCCAGCGCCGCTTTCTCGCGGCTCGTCACCGACCTCTGCGGGACCGGCGAGCTCGACCGGGCGCGCTACGACCAGTCCGTCCTGGACCACCAGCGCTCCATGGACGCCGCCCTCTATCAGTACGTCCAGAAGCATACCCTGCTGTTTCCCACGGGCGGATCGAGCAGCTCGTCCAGCATCACCAAGATGGTCGAAATGAAGACGCTGCCGGCCTTCAACGTCCAGAAGGCCCGGCTCGGCGAGGCCTTGGCCGCCAACGCCGGCAGCCTGATCTCGCTGGCCTTCTGGCTGATCGCGCCTTTCGCCCTGGCCTATGTCCGCTTCCTGAAGTACGACGTAAGGTGA
- a CDS encoding ABC transporter permease subunit: protein MLGTLIRKEIHEALLSFRFLFGALLCLVLIPLGVFVSSKEYEQRRITYQESVRLYTERTRGEVSTAMQAEGFRPPSALGVLSLGLEAFLPNKVTTSPDGDFRVAKEMETGNPDSLLFGKVDLLFNIGFVLSLLGLIFTFNAISGEKESSALRLIMTNAVPRWQIIAAKLIGNGFVLIMPFLASVLIGVLILSLSGAGAVFSGPFLPSLAVVIAVSLLFILAMCNLGLLISTLTHRSITSMIIAFFVWTVLVLSWPRISPMIATMLAPVKSQQVHLAEKTMVRQAAERDLDSARRTLFDRIVVNELGLSLDRLKTESSPRAAKAKAAFGAAREGLERASQERLRSQLDKLDREYMNRQKAQSTLTRNISRLSPVTSFAYIVSEVSGTGSLEMENFWENSRRFQGQVAARLYSQQRHEWYGSAAGPGAWREDYDAPGFDASKEPVPQMIYQPASLDKALQREWPDILLLCLFNLVFFAAAYVSFSRYDVR, encoded by the coding sequence ATGCTCGGAACGCTGATCCGGAAGGAAATCCACGAAGCCCTGTTGAGCTTTCGCTTCCTATTCGGGGCCCTTCTCTGCCTGGTCTTGATCCCCCTGGGCGTCTTCGTCAGCAGCAAAGAATATGAGCAACGGCGCATTACCTATCAGGAGTCGGTCCGGCTTTATACGGAGCGCACCAGAGGAGAGGTGTCCACCGCCATGCAAGCCGAAGGCTTTCGGCCGCCGTCGGCATTGGGCGTGCTGTCGCTGGGCCTGGAAGCGTTTCTACCGAACAAAGTCACGACTTCCCCGGACGGCGACTTCCGAGTGGCCAAGGAGATGGAGACCGGAAACCCGGATTCGCTCCTCTTCGGCAAAGTCGATCTGCTGTTCAACATCGGCTTCGTCCTTTCGCTCCTCGGCTTGATCTTCACCTTCAACGCCATCTCCGGCGAGAAAGAGAGCTCCGCGCTCCGCTTGATCATGACCAATGCCGTGCCCCGCTGGCAGATCATCGCGGCGAAATTAATCGGCAACGGCTTCGTGCTGATCATGCCCTTCCTCGCATCCGTTCTGATCGGAGTCTTGATCTTGAGCCTGTCGGGAGCGGGAGCCGTCTTTTCCGGGCCGTTTCTGCCGTCGCTGGCCGTCGTGATCGCCGTCTCGCTGCTGTTCATCCTGGCCATGTGCAACCTCGGGCTGCTCATCTCGACGCTGACCCATCGGTCGATCACTTCGATGATTATCGCCTTTTTCGTCTGGACGGTGCTTGTCCTCTCCTGGCCCCGCATCAGCCCGATGATCGCCACGATGCTGGCGCCGGTGAAATCGCAACAAGTCCATCTGGCCGAGAAGACGATGGTCCGCCAGGCCGCCGAGCGAGATCTGGACAGCGCCAGGCGGACGCTGTTCGATCGCATTGTCGTGAACGAGCTTGGCCTGAGCCTGGACCGGCTCAAGACCGAATCATCGCCCCGGGCGGCCAAGGCCAAAGCCGCGTTCGGGGCCGCCCGGGAAGGGCTTGAGCGCGCGTCTCAAGAGCGTCTGAGGAGCCAACTCGACAAGCTCGACCGCGAATACATGAACCGGCAGAAAGCCCAGTCGACTCTGACCCGCAACATCTCCCGCCTTTCACCCGTGACGAGCTTCGCTTATATCGTCAGCGAGGTTTCCGGGACCGGGTCTCTGGAGATGGAGAACTTCTGGGAGAATAGTCGACGCTTCCAAGGCCAGGTCGCCGCTCGGCTCTACAGCCAACAGCGCCATGAATGGTACGGATCCGCGGCCGGGCCGGGGGCTTGGCGGGAAGACTACGATGCGCCCGGATTCGACGCCTCGAAGGAGCCTGTCCCGCAGATGATTTACCAGCCCGCGTCCTTGGACAAGGCCCTGCAGCGAGAATGGCCGGATATTCTGTTGCTCTGCCTTTTCAACCTCGTCTTTTTCGCCGCGGCGTATGTTTCGTTCTCCCGATATGACGTTCGATAA